One region of Chlorobiota bacterium genomic DNA includes:
- the ubiE gene encoding bifunctional demethylmenaquinone methyltransferase/2-methoxy-6-polyprenyl-1,4-benzoquinol methylase UbiE, producing MSEQVRLMFTELAERYDAGNDLLSFGTHRLWKRRLVRRAAVRPGAQVLDIATGTGDIALRFADVVGPEGRVIGADFSAKMIEQAKQRPNNQKTNLSFEVGDAMRLRFADNTFDVASISFGIRNVDEPVVALREMRRVVKPNGRVVVMEFGQPRGAFGVLYRFYTSNIGPLLGGLISGKRDAYEYLDRTAAAFPAGDAFLELMRQAGFQNPTKESLFGGIAFIYMGTKTSRE from the coding sequence ATGTCCGAACAAGTCCGCTTGATGTTTACCGAGCTTGCCGAGCGGTACGATGCCGGCAACGACCTGCTCTCCTTCGGCACCCATCGCTTGTGGAAACGCCGGTTGGTGCGCCGCGCCGCTGTGCGCCCGGGCGCGCAGGTGCTGGACATCGCCACCGGAACCGGCGACATCGCCCTCCGCTTTGCCGATGTTGTTGGTCCAGAAGGGAGGGTGATCGGGGCCGATTTTTCGGCCAAGATGATCGAGCAAGCCAAGCAGCGCCCGAACAACCAAAAAACCAACCTCAGCTTTGAAGTCGGCGATGCCATGCGCCTCCGTTTTGCCGACAACACGTTCGACGTTGCTTCCATCTCCTTCGGCATTCGCAATGTTGATGAGCCGGTGGTCGCGCTCCGCGAAATGCGCCGTGTGGTGAAGCCGAACGGGCGGGTTGTGGTGATGGAGTTCGGGCAGCCGCGGGGTGCGTTCGGGGTGTTGTACCGTTTCTACACCAGCAACATTGGTCCGCTGCTTGGCGGGCTTATCAGCGGCAAACGGGATGCGTACGAGTATCTGGACCGCACCGCCGCCGCCTTCCCTGCGGGCGATGCTTTCTTGGAGCTGATGCGGCAAGCCGGATTCCAGAATCCAACAAAGGAATCGCTGTTTGGCGGAATCGCCTTCATCTACATGGGAACCAAAACGAGCCGAGAATGA
- a CDS encoding VWA domain-containing protein: MTFLNPLILIALAAAAIPLLLHLLNLRKLRTVDFSSLRFLQELQKSRIRRLKLKQLLLLLLRIGLVIFAVLAFARPALRSSSSLPGAHAAATAVILIDNSFSMTLRDDQGTRFTQAKQAALDIVEMLEENDEAYIVPMTDPKAAIGAQPTHNREVLRQTINGLGLNFRRADVGDALRAAATILDRSENINRELYIITDAQQSNARGEADSLKLFTGDTRIYLLPIGTNRGLNGSNLALDSIQILTSLFERDRPVELRAWVRNYGQRDVENATVSMYIEGNRVAQSGVELKAGGNAVVELSAPPKRSGLVSGYIQVEGDDFDADNKRWFGFPVVERMRVAIAGSPENTTPLGLLLGLSGSTMVADRVAPSGIGGLDMGAYSTIILADVPVAAGDARRLAEFVEGGGGLVIYAGPATNRDQFNTTLGVSLGIGLGAPVTAADPSAPLTFGGVEKEHPIFSGVFDPANPGNMVESPQLSTMLPASGGESVIRLTNGSAFMSEFRKGRGRVVYVGAPPSGAWGDLATRGIFVPIALRSVLYVGATSDPFPQGIVGQPITVPLAAAQLPEQVKVIGPNKIEQFVPVRKYPSGASIQVETATEPGMYRVEAAGKEVALFAANMGSGESDLTPMTEEALQQAIGARMSNPENLRQLSPSGSDFGEAITQSRFGLELWKYMLALALLCAFAEMFVGRVSKTAEASA; this comes from the coding sequence ATGACGTTCCTGAACCCTCTGATTCTGATAGCCCTTGCTGCGGCGGCAATCCCGCTGCTGCTCCATTTGCTCAACCTGCGGAAGCTCCGCACTGTTGACTTTTCTTCGCTTCGCTTCTTACAGGAGCTTCAGAAAAGCCGCATCCGCCGCCTGAAACTGAAGCAGTTGCTGTTGCTGCTGCTCCGCATCGGGTTGGTGATTTTTGCTGTGCTGGCGTTTGCCCGCCCCGCGCTCCGAAGCTCGTCGTCGTTGCCGGGGGCGCACGCTGCGGCCACTGCGGTCATCCTGATTGACAACTCCTTCTCGATGACCCTTCGCGACGACCAGGGGACCCGCTTCACCCAAGCCAAGCAGGCCGCGTTGGACATTGTGGAGATGTTGGAGGAGAACGACGAAGCCTACATCGTCCCGATGACCGACCCCAAAGCGGCAATCGGCGCGCAGCCAACCCACAACCGCGAGGTGCTGCGCCAAACCATCAACGGGCTTGGGCTGAACTTCCGCCGCGCCGATGTGGGCGATGCTTTGCGCGCTGCGGCCACCATCTTGGACCGCTCCGAAAACATCAATCGCGAACTCTACATCATCACCGATGCCCAGCAATCCAACGCACGCGGGGAAGCCGATTCGCTGAAGCTCTTCACCGGCGACACCCGCATCTACCTTCTTCCCATTGGCACCAACCGCGGCCTGAACGGAAGCAATCTTGCCCTTGATTCCATCCAGATTCTTACCTCACTTTTTGAGCGCGACCGCCCGGTGGAGCTTCGCGCTTGGGTTCGCAACTACGGCCAGCGCGATGTTGAAAACGCGACCGTGAGCATGTACATCGAAGGGAACCGCGTGGCGCAATCGGGGGTGGAGTTGAAAGCAGGGGGGAACGCCGTTGTTGAGCTTTCCGCGCCCCCAAAACGGAGCGGGTTGGTAAGCGGATACATCCAAGTGGAGGGGGACGATTTCGATGCCGACAACAAGCGGTGGTTCGGGTTCCCGGTGGTGGAGCGGATGCGCGTTGCGATTGCCGGAAGCCCCGAAAACACCACCCCGCTTGGGTTGCTGCTTGGGCTATCCGGCAGCACGATGGTGGCCGACCGCGTGGCCCCGTCGGGAATTGGTGGGTTGGATATGGGGGCATACTCCACCATCATCCTTGCCGATGTTCCGGTGGCTGCGGGCGACGCGCGGCGGCTGGCGGAGTTTGTGGAAGGTGGCGGCGGGCTGGTGATCTACGCCGGTCCGGCAACCAACCGCGACCAGTTCAACACAACGCTGGGGGTCAGTTTGGGGATTGGGCTGGGTGCGCCCGTCACCGCTGCCGATCCATCGGCTCCGCTAACGTTCGGTGGGGTGGAAAAGGAGCATCCAATCTTCAGCGGAGTGTTCGACCCCGCAAACCCGGGGAACATGGTGGAATCCCCCCAGCTTTCCACCATGCTTCCGGCATCGGGGGGGGAGTCGGTGATACGGCTAACGAACGGCAGCGCGTTTATGAGCGAGTTCCGCAAGGGGCGGGGGCGCGTGGTGTATGTTGGCGCGCCGCCAAGCGGGGCGTGGGGGGACCTTGCAACGCGGGGAATTTTTGTGCCGATTGCCCTGCGGAGCGTGCTGTACGTTGGGGCAACGTCCGATCCCTTCCCGCAAGGGATCGTTGGCCAGCCGATCACCGTTCCGCTGGCGGCGGCGCAACTGCCGGAGCAGGTGAAAGTGATTGGGCCGAACAAGATCGAGCAATTTGTGCCGGTGCGGAAGTATCCATCGGGGGCATCAATCCAAGTGGAAACGGCAACCGAGCCGGGGATGTACCGCGTGGAAGCTGCGGGGAAGGAGGTTGCCCTGTTTGCCGCCAACATGGGAAGCGGCGAAAGCGACTTAACGCCAATGACCGAGGAAGCCCTTCAGCAAGCGATTGGCGCACGGATGAGCAACCCGGAAAATCTGCGGCAGCTTTCGCCAAGCGGAAGCGACTTCGGGGAAGCGATCACCCAATCCCGTTTTGGATTGGAGCTGTGGAAATATATGCTTGCCCTTGCGCTGCTCTGCGCCTTTGCCGAGATGTTCGTTGGGCGGGTGTCGAAAACCGCCGAAGCAAGCGCGTGA
- a CDS encoding UbiX family flavin prenyltransferase, protein MTMAPNLRDSITVGISGGSGAIYAVRLLEILPRYYQRVNIVMSSAAHQVMAQEVGLQPPATGPWQLPNATQQEAERVVVWNNQNYNAPFASGSNCPQQMVIIPCSMSTVASIAHGVDQNLMHHAAGVMLKEKKGLILVPRETPLSAIHLRNMLTLAELGVTLIPAMPGFYSGQSTFDDLINFVLQKVLNHLAIDLKLSRKWGE, encoded by the coding sequence ATGACCATGGCCCCCAATCTTCGCGATTCTATCACCGTTGGCATCTCCGGCGGAAGCGGGGCTATCTACGCTGTGCGACTTCTTGAAATACTTCCCCGGTACTACCAGCGGGTGAATATCGTCATGTCGAGCGCCGCGCACCAGGTGATGGCCCAGGAGGTGGGCCTGCAACCGCCAGCAACCGGCCCATGGCAGCTTCCGAACGCCACCCAGCAGGAGGCCGAGCGCGTGGTCGTCTGGAACAACCAGAACTACAACGCCCCGTTTGCCAGCGGAAGCAACTGTCCCCAGCAGATGGTAATTATCCCTTGCTCGATGAGCACCGTTGCAAGCATTGCCCACGGCGTGGACCAAAACCTGATGCACCACGCCGCAGGGGTGATGCTGAAAGAAAAAAAGGGGCTGATTCTTGTCCCGCGCGAGACTCCGCTCTCGGCCATTCACCTGCGAAATATGCTGACCCTTGCCGAGCTTGGCGTGACGCTGATTCCGGCAATGCCTGGCTTCTACAGTGGCCAATCAACCTTCGATGATCTTATCAACTTCGTCCTGCAAAAGGTGCTGAACCATCTGGCCATTGATCTGAAACTGAGCAGGAAATGGGGGGAGTGA
- a CDS encoding radical SAM protein — translation MPTLAPSRKKLRVVAADFLNSLPLTVEMAEDELFNFEYVVPSEGARQMMEQESDIALLPVAAVAEIGGLEVVPGPCIGANGRVESVVIVSQVPLDSVERLFIDNASRTSVVLAKVFMDSVGKGSIPFIRMPGQEIPASVKGTDAGLLIADIAFRESKQFKYRHDLADAWKRLTGEPFVFAVWAAQPGVLTPELVERINRRFWDGIARKHQIIEEWAARHQMPKAEVADYLDERIQFNLNKSAWYGMQEFFRLASNMKLLPDARVEFATPQSPQNGINTFGKFVPEVVPYSRSYGVDRILARADSGRRISVHDAERLYLEADLTDIGEVANNIRSRMNPGGRVSYIIARNINYTNVCNVDCGFCGFYRSDDPKRKGHNEGYVLTREQLREKMNELADGDGVQALVQGGVNPNLPLEYYTNLLRWMKSEWPQIQQNSFSADEVLGLCPNKTPQEISAVLHALRDAGLDTFAGAGAEILVDRVRKRVSYKKSRSAVWLEVMRQVGIMGMKASVTMLYGMGETTRDKFAHMAKIRQLQDEVAPFMVFVTWPYQKGPDQKIKSFDQAGSTYLRVQGIARIFFDNIQHIMCSWVTQGPDIGQTALYYGADDFGSVMFEENVVSASGTTFKMDASSMEHCIGEAGFIPFRRKGDFSPWDPAEHQALKSQSIIAELTPGMI, via the coding sequence ATGCCAACGCTTGCACCTTCCCGAAAAAAACTGCGCGTGGTCGCAGCGGACTTCCTGAACTCACTTCCGCTAACCGTGGAAATGGCCGAGGATGAGCTGTTCAACTTCGAATACGTTGTCCCCAGCGAAGGGGCGCGCCAGATGATGGAGCAGGAATCCGACATCGCGCTGCTTCCGGTGGCGGCGGTGGCCGAGATTGGCGGGCTTGAGGTTGTGCCGGGCCCCTGCATCGGCGCAAACGGAAGGGTGGAGTCGGTGGTGATTGTTAGCCAGGTCCCGCTGGACAGCGTTGAGCGACTGTTCATTGACAACGCCAGCCGAACCTCGGTGGTGCTGGCAAAAGTGTTTATGGATTCGGTGGGGAAGGGGAGCATCCCGTTTATTCGGATGCCGGGCCAGGAGATTCCCGCAAGCGTGAAAGGGACCGACGCCGGGCTGCTGATTGCCGACATCGCCTTCCGTGAATCGAAGCAATTCAAGTACCGCCACGACCTTGCCGACGCGTGGAAACGGCTTACGGGCGAACCGTTCGTCTTTGCCGTCTGGGCCGCGCAGCCGGGGGTGCTTACCCCTGAGTTGGTGGAGCGGATCAACCGCCGGTTCTGGGACGGGATTGCGCGGAAGCATCAGATTATCGAGGAGTGGGCAGCACGCCACCAAATGCCAAAAGCTGAGGTTGCCGATTATTTGGACGAGCGGATTCAGTTCAATCTGAACAAGTCGGCTTGGTACGGGATGCAGGAGTTTTTCCGGCTGGCAAGCAACATGAAATTGCTGCCCGATGCGCGTGTGGAGTTTGCCACGCCGCAATCGCCGCAGAACGGCATTAACACGTTCGGGAAATTTGTGCCGGAGGTTGTTCCCTACAGCCGCAGCTACGGCGTGGACCGCATCCTTGCCCGCGCCGATTCGGGCCGCCGCATCAGTGTCCACGATGCCGAGCGGCTTTATCTGGAGGCCGATCTGACCGACATTGGCGAGGTGGCCAACAACATCCGAAGCCGGATGAACCCCGGGGGGCGCGTCAGCTACATCATTGCTCGGAACATCAACTACACCAACGTCTGCAACGTTGATTGCGGCTTCTGCGGTTTCTACCGAAGCGACGACCCAAAGCGAAAAGGGCACAACGAAGGCTACGTTCTAACCCGCGAACAGCTCCGCGAAAAAATGAACGAGCTTGCCGACGGCGATGGCGTGCAAGCGTTGGTCCAGGGCGGGGTCAACCCGAATCTTCCGCTGGAATATTACACGAACTTGCTCCGATGGATGAAGAGCGAATGGCCGCAAATCCAGCAGAACAGCTTCAGTGCCGACGAGGTGTTGGGGCTGTGCCCAAACAAAACTCCGCAGGAAATTTCCGCAGTGCTCCATGCCCTGCGCGATGCCGGGTTGGATACGTTCGCCGGTGCCGGGGCGGAGATTTTGGTGGACCGTGTCCGCAAGCGGGTAAGCTACAAGAAGAGCCGTTCGGCGGTCTGGCTGGAAGTGATGCGTCAGGTGGGGATCATGGGGATGAAGGCTTCGGTGACGATGCTGTATGGAATGGGGGAGACCACCCGCGACAAGTTTGCGCACATGGCCAAAATCCGCCAGCTGCAGGATGAGGTGGCGCCGTTCATGGTGTTTGTCACGTGGCCTTATCAGAAAGGCCCCGATCAGAAGATCAAGTCGTTCGACCAAGCCGGATCAACCTACCTGCGGGTCCAGGGAATTGCCCGGATATTCTTCGACAACATCCAGCACATCATGTGCAGCTGGGTGACGCAAGGTCCCGACATCGGCCAGACGGCGTTGTACTACGGTGCCGATGATTTCGGGTCGGTGATGTTCGAGGAGAACGTGGTTTCGGCAAGCGGAACCACCTTCAAGATGGACGCAAGCTCGATGGAGCATTGCATTGGCGAAGCGGGGTTCATCCCGTTCCGCCGCAAAGGGGATTTCAGCCCGTGGGACCCGGCGGAACATCAGGCACTGAAAAGCCAAAGCATCATCGCCGAGCTTACCCCGGGGATGATTTGA
- a CDS encoding fumarylacetoacetate hydrolase family protein gives MPQLKIQSSTEMISVGKMLCLGKNYEKHAREMGGEVPPSPVVFLKPSTAWVGDGGTVLIPAISNDLHHEVELVVVIGTTARDVAPENAMNHVLGYAVGLDMTLRDVQSVAKKRGEPWAVAKGFDTSAPIGEIVPKELIPDPHNLTLKLTVNGQVHQHGSTADMILQIPQIISYLSAIYTLEPGDCIFTGTPEGVSQVHPGDTLVAEIEGVATLSVGVGRR, from the coding sequence ATGCCTCAACTAAAAATCCAATCATCAACGGAAATGATCTCCGTTGGCAAAATGCTTTGCCTCGGGAAAAATTATGAGAAACACGCAAGGGAAATGGGGGGGGAAGTTCCGCCCAGCCCAGTGGTTTTTCTGAAGCCTTCCACCGCGTGGGTTGGCGATGGCGGAACAGTGCTAATCCCCGCAATTTCCAACGACCTTCACCACGAAGTTGAGCTGGTGGTAGTGATTGGCACAACAGCGCGTGACGTTGCGCCGGAAAATGCTATGAACCACGTGCTTGGTTACGCCGTGGGGTTGGATATGACCTTGCGTGACGTGCAGTCGGTGGCAAAAAAACGGGGGGAGCCGTGGGCCGTGGCAAAAGGGTTCGACACATCGGCACCGATTGGGGAAATCGTGCCAAAAGAATTAATTCCGGATCCGCATAACCTTACGCTGAAATTAACCGTCAACGGTCAAGTTCACCAGCACGGGAGCACGGCTGATATGATCCTACAAATACCCCAAATTATCAGCTACCTTTCCGCGATTTACACGCTTGAGCCAGGGGACTGCATCTTCACCGGAACCCCAGAAGGGGTCAGCCAAGTTCACCCCGGCGACACGCTTGTTGCCGAAATTGAAGGCGTTGCAACCCTGAGTGTGGGGGTTGGGAGGCGGTGA
- a CDS encoding metallophosphoesterase encodes MQRRSFLKQTALATAGIFAATSVAFHEKLFALWSALGGNSEVKGAKPIPNFTPFDIPNQIGMRFLIIGDWGTGASGQARVANSMLRTAKEYGCDYVISTGDNIYPKGVQSAEDPQWERKFVKMYHDRGLTQPFFPTLGNHDYGFVPEAQVEYSKKNPQWRMPSRYYTQKLTAPDGTTVQLFSLDTQLVQTAVAGAAAEQSAWLDRELEKSDAQWKIVFGHHMLYSNGIYGNLKRMRDAFEKVLVKHNVRLYLCGHDHDIQLLKPVDGVSYVVSGGGGGHRDTSWKENTIYAATNMGYVWMAITSNGIHLHFHDADGVVKYAHRLG; translated from the coding sequence ATGCAACGCCGTTCCTTCCTGAAACAGACCGCCCTGGCCACCGCTGGGATATTTGCAGCAACCTCCGTTGCATTCCACGAAAAATTATTTGCGTTGTGGTCGGCATTGGGGGGGAATTCGGAGGTAAAAGGTGCAAAGCCCATCCCTAATTTTACTCCGTTCGATATTCCGAACCAGATAGGGATGCGTTTTTTGATTATTGGAGATTGGGGAACCGGAGCCAGCGGCCAGGCACGGGTGGCAAATTCAATGCTCCGAACCGCAAAAGAATATGGCTGCGATTACGTGATCTCAACCGGGGATAATATTTACCCGAAAGGGGTGCAATCGGCGGAGGATCCGCAGTGGGAGCGGAAATTCGTGAAGATGTACCACGACCGCGGGCTTACGCAGCCATTTTTCCCAACATTGGGGAACCATGATTACGGCTTTGTTCCAGAAGCACAAGTGGAGTATTCAAAAAAAAATCCGCAATGGCGGATGCCGTCCCGCTACTACACCCAAAAACTCACCGCCCCCGACGGAACCACGGTGCAATTATTCTCGCTGGACACCCAGCTGGTGCAAACCGCCGTTGCCGGGGCCGCCGCCGAACAAAGCGCGTGGCTTGATCGGGAATTAGAAAAATCGGATGCGCAGTGGAAAATTGTGTTTGGCCACCACATGCTCTATTCCAATGGAATTTATGGGAACCTAAAACGGATGCGCGATGCGTTCGAGAAAGTGCTGGTGAAGCACAACGTGCGGCTGTATTTATGTGGCCACGATCACGACATTCAGCTGCTGAAACCTGTTGATGGGGTAAGCTACGTCGTCTCTGGCGGGGGTGGCGGGCATCGTGATACTTCATGGAAGGAGAACACCATCTACGCAGCAACCAACATGGGCTACGTTTGGATGGCAATCACCAGCAACGGAATCCACCTCCATTTTCACGATGCGGATGGCGTGGTGAAATATGCTCACCGGTTGGGGTGA
- the polA gene encoding DNA polymerase I yields the protein MSQPKRLFLLDGMAILFRGYFALINAHLTARNGEPTGGTFAFVTALISLLEQEKPDLIAVAWDTAEPTFRHIQFTDYKAHRPEFPPEMVPQLARVKEIVKLFHIPSLEMPGYEADDIIGTLARRAESDGYEVFCVTPDKDYLQLVSDRVFVYKPTRPGGEQEVVGIDGVIAKFGVPPERVIDVLALMGDSSDNVPGVKGIGEKTAIPLIQQYGTIEALYEAIETVEKAGTKKKLLENRDNAFLSKELVTIHTSVPVQVSYQDLHLDPPDVPALIALFNDLRFKSLAKRYQELQGGSGTATPTSPAAAATPAAATTGTEPENSEREETGAAAGAASPATDSPANQQPQTIATVPHSYQIVRTLPELRAMVETLSAGAMVAFDLETDSLDWGTANILGLSFAVNPREAFYVPIAQGAITHPAEGKNLFDLDEKRGSATEGIPLEEALGVIGALLGNPSIPKCGQNAKFDMAMLQRHGVTVANLAVDSMIASYVLDSTQPNGMDALSERFLNYRPVPISDLIGVGREQTTLREVPLEKVAQYAAEDADITLQLCTRLTTELRQQNLLEVATTFDYPLVEVLTAMETRGVFIDVPALKEISASLDQIMVRLQGEIFEMAGRPFTINSPKQLADILFVELKLPTKKKTKTGYSTDQFVMEELAALHPLPEKVLEYRQAAKLKSTYVDALPSLIVQRTGRIHTSYHQAVTSTGRLSSNNPNVQNIPIRSEMGQEIRKAFTTNVPDGVIISADYSQIELRIMAHICGDEALVRAFQENFDIHTATASNVFNVTPDQVTPNMRRRAKEVNFGIMYGIGPFGLARRLKISKTEAAELIRTYFEKYPGVQNYIGSTLEKARTFGYVETLSGRRRHYPNINSSNPTTRGAEERAAINMPIQGCASDIIKLAMIAIHRTLPAAFPEAAMLLQVHDELVFEAPASQAEAVAAFVKEKMETCFPLDPVPMVVETGIGKNWYQAH from the coding sequence ATGTCCCAACCCAAACGCCTGTTCCTGCTTGATGGCATGGCCATCCTGTTCCGTGGATACTTTGCGCTGATTAACGCTCACCTTACCGCACGCAATGGCGAACCAACCGGCGGCACGTTCGCCTTTGTCACCGCGCTAATTAGCTTGCTGGAGCAGGAGAAACCGGACCTTATCGCCGTTGCGTGGGACACCGCCGAACCGACCTTCCGCCATATCCAATTCACCGACTACAAAGCCCACCGCCCCGAGTTCCCGCCGGAGATGGTTCCGCAGCTTGCCCGCGTGAAGGAAATCGTCAAGCTGTTCCACATCCCCTCCCTTGAAATGCCTGGCTACGAAGCCGACGACATCATTGGAACCCTTGCCCGCCGTGCCGAATCCGACGGCTACGAAGTCTTCTGCGTCACCCCCGATAAGGACTACCTTCAGCTTGTCAGCGACCGCGTGTTCGTCTACAAGCCAACACGCCCCGGCGGCGAGCAGGAGGTGGTGGGGATTGATGGAGTCATCGCCAAATTTGGGGTCCCCCCCGAACGGGTGATTGACGTGCTGGCACTGATGGGCGACAGCAGCGACAACGTCCCGGGGGTGAAAGGAATTGGGGAGAAAACGGCAATCCCGCTGATCCAACAATACGGCACCATCGAGGCATTGTACGAAGCCATTGAGACGGTGGAGAAAGCCGGAACAAAAAAGAAGCTGCTGGAAAATCGGGACAACGCATTTCTCTCGAAGGAGCTTGTCACCATCCACACCTCCGTTCCGGTCCAGGTCAGCTACCAGGACCTCCATCTTGATCCCCCCGACGTTCCGGCACTGATCGCGCTCTTCAACGATTTACGGTTCAAATCGCTGGCAAAACGATACCAGGAATTGCAAGGGGGTTCGGGGACCGCAACGCCAACTTCGCCCGCCGCCGCAGCAACCCCGGCAGCGGCAACAACAGGAACGGAGCCAGAGAATAGCGAGCGCGAAGAAACCGGGGCCGCAGCCGGAGCCGCAAGCCCAGCCACGGATTCCCCCGCGAACCAGCAACCGCAGACCATCGCCACGGTTCCCCACAGCTACCAGATTGTGCGAACCTTGCCGGAGCTTCGGGCAATGGTGGAGACTCTTTCCGCCGGGGCAATGGTTGCCTTCGATCTGGAGACCGACAGCCTTGATTGGGGGACGGCCAACATCCTTGGGCTCTCGTTCGCGGTCAATCCTCGCGAAGCCTTCTACGTGCCGATTGCGCAAGGGGCAATCACCCACCCAGCCGAAGGGAAAAATCTTTTTGATCTTGATGAGAAACGGGGATCGGCAACCGAGGGGATTCCGTTGGAGGAGGCGTTGGGAGTGATTGGGGCGTTGCTGGGAAATCCATCAATCCCGAAGTGTGGCCAAAACGCCAAGTTCGACATGGCGATGCTGCAACGCCACGGGGTAACGGTGGCCAACCTTGCAGTGGATTCGATGATTGCCAGCTACGTTCTGGACAGCACCCAACCGAACGGAATGGACGCGCTTTCGGAACGGTTTCTGAACTATCGCCCGGTCCCAATCAGCGACCTTATCGGGGTTGGGCGCGAGCAAACCACGCTGCGGGAAGTCCCGTTGGAAAAAGTGGCCCAGTATGCCGCCGAAGATGCCGACATCACCCTGCAACTCTGCACCCGATTAACCACCGAGCTACGCCAGCAGAACCTTCTGGAAGTGGCCACAACGTTCGACTACCCGCTGGTGGAGGTGCTGACCGCAATGGAGACGCGCGGCGTATTCATTGACGTTCCCGCGCTGAAAGAAATCTCCGCCAGCCTTGACCAAATCATGGTCCGGCTGCAAGGGGAAATTTTCGAAATGGCCGGACGCCCGTTCACCATCAACTCGCCGAAACAGCTTGCCGATATTCTGTTTGTGGAGCTGAAGCTCCCCACCAAAAAGAAGACCAAAACCGGATACAGCACCGACCAGTTTGTGATGGAGGAACTTGCCGCGCTCCATCCGTTGCCGGAGAAAGTGTTGGAGTATCGCCAGGCCGCAAAACTGAAAAGCACCTACGTTGACGCGCTCCCCAGCCTTATCGTCCAGCGGACCGGAAGGATCCACACCAGCTACCACCAAGCCGTCACCAGTACGGGGCGGTTAAGCTCGAACAACCCCAACGTCCAGAACATCCCGATTCGGTCCGAGATGGGCCAGGAGATCAGGAAGGCGTTCACCACCAACGTCCCGGACGGGGTGATAATCTCCGCCGACTACTCACAGATTGAGCTGCGGATCATGGCGCATATCTGCGGCGACGAAGCGTTGGTGCGGGCGTTCCAGGAGAATTTCGACATCCACACCGCCACCGCCAGCAACGTCTTCAACGTTACGCCGGACCAGGTGACGCCAAACATGAGGCGGCGGGCAAAGGAGGTGAATTTTGGGATCATGTACGGCATTGGTCCGTTCGGGTTGGCGCGGCGGCTGAAGATCAGCAAAACCGAAGCGGCGGAACTGATCCGAACCTACTTTGAGAAATATCCCGGGGTCCAGAACTACATCGGGAGCACGTTGGAGAAAGCCCGGACGTTTGGATATGTGGAGACGCTAAGCGGGCGGCGGCGGCATTATCCGAACATCAACAGCAGCAACCCAACAACACGCGGGGCGGAAGAACGCGCGGCCATCAACATGCCGATTCAAGGGTGCGCCAGCGACATCATCAAGCTGGCGATGATTGCTATCCACCGCACGCTTCCAGCGGCTTTCCCCGAAGCCGCAATGCTCCTGCAAGTTCACGACGAGTTGGTGTTTGAAGCCCCCGCCAGCCAAGCCGAAGCGGTTGCCGCCTTCGTCAAAGAAAAAATGGAAACCTGCTTCCCCCTTGACCCCGTGCCGATGGTGGTGGAAACAGGAATCGGGAAAAATTGGTACCAAGCCCATTAA
- a CDS encoding YjbQ family protein, giving the protein MEWTQRRIALRPRSRGFHIITDEVLAALPELRECRVGLLHLFIQHTSASLSINENASPDVRGDLERHFNILAPEHAHHYRHTDEGPDDMPAHIKAALIGNALTIPIANGRLLLGTWQGIYLCEHRNHGGGRNVVATIMGG; this is encoded by the coding sequence ATGGAATGGACACAGCGACGGATTGCATTGCGCCCGCGTTCACGTGGGTTCCACATCATCACCGATGAGGTGTTGGCGGCGTTGCCGGAGCTTCGCGAGTGCCGCGTTGGGCTGCTGCATCTTTTTATCCAGCATACCTCGGCATCGTTAAGCATCAACGAGAACGCCAGCCCCGACGTTCGGGGCGATCTTGAACGGCATTTCAACATTCTGGCCCCGGAACACGCGCACCACTACCGCCACACCGACGAAGGCCCCGACGATATGCCCGCGCACATCAAGGCAGCACTGATTGGGAACGCGCTAACGATACCAATCGCCAACGGGCGGTTGCTGCTGGGGACGTGGCAAGGAATCTACCTTTGCGAGCACCGGAACCACGGCGGCGGGCGCAACGTGGTGGCGACGATTATGGGGGGATAG